TATCTCTGAACCTTGGAGCACCTGAAAAATTCCACGCATGGAATCCATGAGAATGCTCATAAGGCTGTCTAAGTTCAGCTTCTAGAACTTTTGCAGAGTGTTTTCCAGATTCATCTTCGCTTCTAATCGCAAAGAAAGTATAAGGCTGTTCATTACCTTTATCCGGTTTGTTAAAAATCTCAAAATCCTGCAAACGTCCTCTGGAGTTCATTGAAATAGTTCCAGTACCAATTCCTCCTATCGGAAAAACCGCCTGACTATCTTCAGCTGAATAAATCCTTCTATTATTATCAAATAACATTTTTTCACCTTTCGCCGCTATAAGTCTTAATTAACTTAAAAATTAAATGACTCTACTAAAAATCATTATTAAGTGACATGGATAGCATCATTAAATTACTTCTAAGAAGTCTCTATCAGGTAGTTTTGGCATATTCTTAGCTGGTTTGTCTTGATACCAGAACGCTACTGATGCGATATCGTCTTGAAGTGGCAAATATCTGAAATTAGAACGCCAACCAAGAGCTTGGATAGTGACTCTTAATTTCTCTTCGAATCTAATTGGATCTGTTAGATGCCAACGATACATTCCAAATCTCATTTGAGAATTATAGGTATGATCTGGTCTAATTACTTGGTGTAAGCCTGCATATGGAGTTGTAAACTCTTTGTACTGACCGGTTGTCTTGTCCTCGAAGTTATAAGATCCACAGAAGTAGTCTTCGGTTCCAGTTCCACAAATTGTTGGATATTCTTCATCACTATCCATGTAGAACTTAATTTCACCTTCACCCCACCAGCCTCTATTATTAACTTGCCAAGCCATGTAGGTACCAACATAGTGACCTTTACCTTCGATTCCATCTACAATTGTGTACACATCTTTGTATGGCAAAGGATTGACTCTTCTAAATTGCGCGTGGAAGTATGCTTCCTCTGGCTCAACATCACGCAACTCGTAATCAATTTGATAGTACATGATTACATCCTCATCTGCTAAATTCTCTAGCTCGATTCTTGCGTTTTTCTTGAAAGGCATTGACCAATAGCAGTTAAAGGCACTTCCTGGGTTTACACATACTGGTAATGAACTTAGCTGTGCATATTCTCCCCAACCTGAACAGAAAAAGTCACCAATTGGAGCTTCAACAGATGGAATATCTGAATCGTCCCAGTAAATTCTAATTATTGTGTAGCGCCAGTTGCCTGTTGGTGTCAGCCAAATGTGGTTGATTGCTCCTGGGCCATCGATGTTAGCTATTTCCCAGGTCTTGCCTGCTTCAATAACTATGAAAGGATTGACCTTCCAACCTTTACCTAGATCTCTTGCAGGCTCTTTGGCGAAGCCGTCTTCAAGCTCCATCATTCCACCCTGTCCTACTGCACCAGTATAGTTCTCTGGGCTTATTGAGCGGGTCTTACCGTTTGTTACCTTTGATAGGCTACCTAATCCTTGATACATATTTTTACTCTCCTTCTTCTATTTTTTTATATATATTTTCGACAAAATTATCAGCTACCTTGAAGTAGCAAGGGTAGTAGTGAATGGGCTCTTGAATACCACCTACCACTATCTCTTTGTTAATTATTTTATCTTGGTTCTCGTCTATATATTTCATATGCGCTAGGAAATCTTGGTTATTAGATCTTATGCACATATCGAAAAATAGATCTTTTACCTTATCGAAATTATTCGTCATGATAATGTCTTCTAAGGTCATTTGTGAGTTGACTACAAGAGGATGCGCATCTCCCTTTATCTTAAGGATCTCTACTAGCCTTATATCTCTACTAGAACTTCCTATCTGGATTTCATAATCACCAGATGGTACAAACCAATCTTTTATATCCTCGTTATAAATTGCAAAACTTCTGTAGTCCAATTCAAGCTCTATTTCTTTTTCTTCTCCTGGATTTAGTTCAATTTTGCCGAATCCTTTGAGTTCTTTCTCCGGTCTTGAATACTTGCTATCTTTCGCGGCTACATAGAGTTGATAAACTTCTTTACCAAGAATATTTGATGTATTTTTTAGCGTGAATTTCACTCTATAATTAAACTCAGCAATTTCTTCTACCCTCAAATTACTATATTCAAACTCTGAATAAGATAAGCCGTGTCCAAATGGATAAAGTACATCTATTTTTCTCGTGTCATACCAACGGTAGCCGACAAAAATATCCTCTGCATAATTTACACTCTTTGGATTACCTGGGAAATTCCCAAATGCAGGAGTATCCTCTAACCTAAAAGGATATGTCTCAGCCAATTTACCGCTAGGATTGATTTCACCAAGCAAAATCTCAGCAGTTGCTGCGCCAACTGCTTCTCCTCCCAGATGCAAATCTAGAATCGCTGCAACATCCTCCTCCCACTCCATCTCAACTGGACTACCTTTGTGCAGCAAAACAATTGTGTTTGGATTTACTTTTGCAATTTCTTTGATCAAAAGATTTTGAGAGGCTGGCATTTTTAAGTTTTGTCTATCAATACCCTCAATTTCGAAACTATTTGGCAAACCGGCGAATATAACTACCTTATCATTTGTCTTAGCAGCTTCCTTGGCCTGTTCTAGTTTATCTTGATCTAATTCTAGATCTTCTGTAATCACTTCATCAATGAAGCTAAAATTATCTTTATCTTTTAAGGTCTCATAGGCTCCACTAACTTTATAAGCTCTTACGGAACTAGAGCCTCCGCCCTGAAATCGTGGTTCTTTCAAGTATGGTCCTAGAGCAAGCACACTTTCTTTCTCAGATATTGGCAATACTTTATTATTATTTTTCAACAAAACTGCACTTTGGCTCGCTACATATTGCGCAAAGTTATGGTGCTCGTCTCTGTTGTATTTCTCTTTATTAAGGTCAGACTTAGCATCAGCAACACTGCACTTACTTATCCAAGCCAATATTTCTCTAACTCTAGCATTGAGTTGCTCTTCACTTAAATCTCCATCGTCCAACGCTTTTAATATATCTTTATCCGCGTAATGACTCTCTGGCATTTCAATATTTAGACCAGCTGCAATTGCTCTCACCTTATCGTTAACAGCTCCCCAGTCACTAATTACTATGCCTGAGAAACCCCATTCATTTCTGAGTATGTCGTTCAAGAGATATCTGTTCTCTGTACTGTAAGATCCATTCACTAGATTATATGAGGCCATTACAGACCAAGGTTGAGCTTCTTTAATAGTTTTCTCAAAACCTGGTAAATATATCTCCCTCAAAGCTCGTTCCGAAACTCTTGCATCGACTGTCATTCTATTTGTCTCTTGGTTATTAACTGCGAAATGCTTAAGTGAGGTACCTACTGATTGATCTTGCATACCTTTGACATATGCAGTTGCCAATTCTCCCGTCAAATATGGATCCTCGGATAAATACTCGAAATTTCGTCCACACAATGGACTACGTTTAATATTTATAGCTGGGCCAAGAACGGTACCAACATTCTCGCTCTTCGCTGCTTCTCCAATACGCTTAGCTACTTCATAGATAAGCTCCTTGTCAAAGCTAGCTGCTAAAGCAGAACCTGTCGGAAAACACACAGCCTTGGTTGTGCCTTCTAAATCTGAATGGTCTTTGTTAGCTTCTCTTTTGCCCAAACCATGAGGACCGTCAGCTACAGTAATGGAAGGCAAATTAAAATGAGGAAAATCTCTGGTCTCCCATAATCCCTTACCTGTTAGCAAAGCAATTTTATCTTCTTTACTCATTGCTTCTAAAGTTTTATCAAGATTAATTTCCATAGATTTTCCTCAAATAAACTTATTATCTTAAATTATTTTCTGGTGAAAACACCTTGGTCTAATGACAGTATTATCTATAATATTATCTAGGCCAACGCTCTTCTCTAGATGGTAATCTTGGGAAGTCTGCGTGTGGATGTGTTTGGTACCAATATGAAACAGTACTTATATCATCTTCTCTCTCGAAATACTCTTCACCTCTTAGACCAATTGATTGAACTGTGACTTTTAGGTCATTTTCGAAACGGATTGGATCGACAACGTGCCAGCGATATAGAGATCTCATTGGCACAACAGTATCATCGTGGAATGGTCTAGGCTCAATGGTGTCATCTCTAGTTGAGAAGTAGCAGTATCCAAGATATGGTGTTTGATAGCCGTCTTCAACGTATCTATCCCCTTCTTTCTTGGTGTAGCACCAGGCTCCACCGAAGTAATCCTCAGTACCTGTACCACAAATTGTTGGGAAGTCGCCATCTCCATCAATGTAGAATTTAACCTCACCTTCTCCCCACCAGAATCTATTAAGTGTCTGGATTGAGAAGAATGTTCCTATATATTTACCTCTACCTTTAACTCCGTCCAAAATAACATGGTCTTCACCTGGAGTTGTGATTGGGGTTCTTCTCCATTGTGCATGGAAGTATGCCAAATCTAAATCATCTGAGAAACCTTCTGGATATAAGGTGTAATCGATTTGATAGAAGAACATTGGGATATCAACTCTATGTTGGTTCTCAATTTCTATTCTGGCTGCTTTTTTGAAAGGCATTTGGAAGTAACTATTCATACCACCACGTGTATTAACAGATACGAGAGCAGAGTTTACTTTGTAAACAGCTCCGAAACCTAAGCAGAAGAAATCTCCCAAAGGAACTTCAACTGATGGGTTTTCTTCACCATCCCAGTACATCTTCAAAACAATATCTCTTAGAACGTACATATTGTTGTAGTCTGTTTTTGGAGTTACTGTAATCCACATGTGATTAATAATACCTGCACCTTCGATATCAGCTAAGGTTACTGTCTCTCCTGCTTTGACTAACTTAATAGCTGGGGAACCTTTTCGTCCTTGGCCCAGGACTGGATGGTATGCTTGACCACCAGCGCCTTTTTCGCCTTTAGGATTCTCTGCTGTTATCGCACGGCTTACTCCTTTATCTAATAACGGCATACTTGATATTGTTTGATTGAATGGACTAAACATTTGTTATACCCCCTATAATATTGATTCTATTTTTCTTAACAACGAACTATTTTCTTCTTCATGTTCTTTGGCGTATTCATATACTTCTTGAAGTTTGGATAAAGATGTTTGGGCACCTGCTTTTGAAACTGTCAAAGCTCCAACATAGTTAGAAAATCTTAGACATTCTGCTTTTTCAAAATCATTTGCTAAAGTAAAAACGAAAGCTCCAATAAAAGAATCTCCTGCTGCAGTTGGGTCTATAGATTTAACATTCTTTAATGCTTCTACGTACACGTAGTCATCTGCAGTTACCCAGCAAGATCCCTTGCTCCCTAATGTAACTATAACGTTTGGACAACCTTTATTGATCAATTGTCTTGCATGTTCTACTACTGTTTCTATGTCATTAAAATCTTCGGATTTGGCTCCTGTTAGTTCTGCTAGTTCATGTTCATTTGGAACTAAATAACTGATATATTTGTAATCTTCATCTTCTAGCAAGTAGGATGGAGCTGGATTCAGTAAAATTTCTACACCTTGCTCAAACGCAATTTTTCTAGTTTCTCTATTTATATCTAGAGGAATTTCTTGTTGCTGTACTAGATAGTCGAAGTTTTTGATTTCTTCTTTGAAATTCTCTACGTCTTTAGCGCTTATCTCTAAGTTAGCTCCTGGAACAACAATTATTCTATTCTCATTACTGCCGTCTTCTCTAGTTTCAATCTGGACATTACCAACTGCAGAGAAACTTCCATCTCTACCAACTCGGCTAACATCGACACCTGCGGCTTCTGCTGATTCTACAAGAACTCTACCGAAATCATCATTTCCGACTTTACCCTGCATCGCTACATCTAAGCCTAATAATCCCATTTGAACAGCCTGGTTTGCACCTTTACCACCGGGAGCTGTAGAAAATGTTTCTCCTAATACAGTTTCTCCTCTGTCTGGGAAACGCTTAGCATTTACAATTAAGTCCATGACAAAGCTTCCTAGAACAAATACCTTTTTTCTATTCATAAGCACTCCTTACTTCAACTTAAAAATTAAATTCTTAAAATTTTAAACTTTTAAATTCAATTTTTTCAAGCAATTCAAACATATGGGATCGATTCCATAATTAATTTTATATGAACTATAACCAAATGCAATATAAGCCAGAAAAAATATCAATTTACACAAATAACGAGGTTGTTTATTGTAAAAACGCACATAAGCATCGCTTACACTTTATGATTCATTTTTTATATATTATAATTTGCCTATCAAATTATTGATGGTGGGTATTTATGAAAACACTTTATGACATTGCCAAAGCAACAGGTTTTTCGACTTCAACTGTCTCTAGAGCTTTGAATAATTCTGGATATTGCAACCCAAAAACAAAAGCAATTATAGAAAAAGCTGCTAAAGAAATGAACTATAGGCCATCCAATGCTGGGCGAGTGCTTAAGTCCCAAAAAAGCGATAGAGTCATGTTCTGCATTCCAGATATCATGAACCCATTTTACTTTAATATGATTCGAGCTATATCTGAGCGATTATCATTAAATGACTATTACTTCCTACTCTCCTATACCATGCACGATGAATCTGAAGAATTTAAATACCTGAATTTGTTGCAGGAACACTACGCAGACGGAATGATAATGGTCTCTTTTGACTTTAACGAAGAACTTGTAGAAGAAATGCGTAAGTCTAATTTCCCAATAGTTGCTACTAATATGATCCCTAACTTAAAGGAAGATGATAACTTCGATATTGTTTATGTTGATCACATTAAGGCTATGTATATTGCAACGGAACACCTGATTCTTAACGGCCACAAGGATATTTGTGTTGTGGTTGGTAATCTGTCTGAACAGACTAGTCAGGAGCGTTTGAGTGGTTTCGAACAGGCCATGAATAAATACAATATTGAATTTTCTGATGATAATATTTTCATCGGTGACTATACTATTGATTCTGGGAAGCTTATTGCAGAAGAAATTTCTCAATCAAAGAAGAAATTTACAGGGATTGTTTGTTCTAATGACCTTATGTCAATGGGAATTGTCTCAAAATTGCAGTATAAGGGTTTTGATATTCCTAATGATTTCTCCATAATAAGCCTTGATAATACTGAGTATGCTGATGCCATACATCCTAGTCTAACCTCTGTAGACATGAAACAATATGAACTTGGTAATTTATCTTGTAAGCTCTTGTTAGAAAAGATAATTGACGAGCGCAAGGGTTCAAAAGTTATTAGACTAGAGCCTGAGTTGGTAATTAGAGAGTCTGTTAGAGAATTGAATTAGATTTTTGCAACTGTTTGCAATAGATTATCGCAATAATTTGAGATAGGTTATTGCAACTGAAAGGAACACGACCATGTTTAAGAAATTAAGAATTTTATTAACATTACTATTAGTTATAACCCTAAGTTCTTGCTCAATAGCAGGTATTGGTGGTTTACCAGATAGAGATTATTTCCATATCTGCGTGAGAAATTCTAGCGAGCTCAAAGTTTATGGAATCGGTTTAGTTGTTAATGTTAACGAAGATAGCAAAAGAACTACCATGGCACAAAATGCCGATAATACAGAGCTAGATAATAATTACATTAATTTTGCTTTCAAGGATGTTCCTACTGATGAAGATTATAAATTCAGTTTCCAAGTTGAAGTCAAGGATGAAAATGGTAAAAAACATACCGTTGGTACCATGCAAAAATTGGATATAGA
Above is a window of Fastidiosipila sanguinis DNA encoding:
- a CDS encoding glycoside hydrolase family 172 protein, whose translation is MYQGLGSLSKVTNGKTRSISPENYTGAVGQGGMMELEDGFAKEPARDLGKGWKVNPFIVIEAGKTWEIANIDGPGAINHIWLTPTGNWRYTIIRIYWDDSDIPSVEAPIGDFFCSGWGEYAQLSSLPVCVNPGSAFNCYWSMPFKKNARIELENLADEDVIMYYQIDYELRDVEPEEAYFHAQFRRVNPLPYKDVYTIVDGIEGKGHYVGTYMAWQVNNRGWWGEGEIKFYMDSDEEYPTICGTGTEDYFCGSYNFEDKTTGQYKEFTTPYAGLHQVIRPDHTYNSQMRFGMYRWHLTDPIRFEEKLRVTIQALGWRSNFRYLPLQDDIASVAFWYQDKPAKNMPKLPDRDFLEVI
- a CDS encoding glycoside hydrolase family 3 C-terminal domain-containing protein; this translates as MEINLDKTLEAMSKEDKIALLTGKGLWETRDFPHFNLPSITVADGPHGLGKREANKDHSDLEGTTKAVCFPTGSALAASFDKELIYEVAKRIGEAAKSENVGTVLGPAINIKRSPLCGRNFEYLSEDPYLTGELATAYVKGMQDQSVGTSLKHFAVNNQETNRMTVDARVSERALREIYLPGFEKTIKEAQPWSVMASYNLVNGSYSTENRYLLNDILRNEWGFSGIVISDWGAVNDKVRAIAAGLNIEMPESHYADKDILKALDDGDLSEEQLNARVREILAWISKCSVADAKSDLNKEKYNRDEHHNFAQYVASQSAVLLKNNNKVLPISEKESVLALGPYLKEPRFQGGGSSSVRAYKVSGAYETLKDKDNFSFIDEVITEDLELDQDKLEQAKEAAKTNDKVVIFAGLPNSFEIEGIDRQNLKMPASQNLLIKEIAKVNPNTIVLLHKGSPVEMEWEEDVAAILDLHLGGEAVGAATAEILLGEINPSGKLAETYPFRLEDTPAFGNFPGNPKSVNYAEDIFVGYRWYDTRKIDVLYPFGHGLSYSEFEYSNLRVEEIAEFNYRVKFTLKNTSNILGKEVYQLYVAAKDSKYSRPEKELKGFGKIELNPGEEKEIELELDYRSFAIYNEDIKDWFVPSGDYEIQIGSSSRDIRLVEILKIKGDAHPLVVNSQMTLEDIIMTNNFDKVKDLFFDMCIRSNNQDFLAHMKYIDENQDKIINKEIVVGGIQEPIHYYPCYFKVADNFVENIYKKIEEGE
- a CDS encoding glycoside hydrolase family 172 protein — its product is MFSPFNQTISSMPLLDKGVSRAITAENPKGEKGAGGQAYHPVLGQGRKGSPAIKLVKAGETVTLADIEGAGIINHMWITVTPKTDYNNMYVLRDIVLKMYWDGEENPSVEVPLGDFFCLGFGAVYKVNSALVSVNTRGGMNSYFQMPFKKAARIEIENQHRVDIPMFFYQIDYTLYPEGFSDDLDLAYFHAQWRRTPITTPGEDHVILDGVKGRGKYIGTFFSIQTLNRFWWGEGEVKFYIDGDGDFPTICGTGTEDYFGGAWCYTKKEGDRYVEDGYQTPYLGYCYFSTRDDTIEPRPFHDDTVVPMRSLYRWHVVDPIRFENDLKVTVQSIGLRGEEYFEREDDISTVSYWYQTHPHADFPRLPSREERWPR
- a CDS encoding ribokinase; translation: MNRKKVFVLGSFVMDLIVNAKRFPDRGETVLGETFSTAPGGKGANQAVQMGLLGLDVAMQGKVGNDDFGRVLVESAEAAGVDVSRVGRDGSFSAVGNVQIETREDGSNENRIIVVPGANLEISAKDVENFKEEIKNFDYLVQQQEIPLDINRETRKIAFEQGVEILLNPAPSYLLEDEDYKYISYLVPNEHELAELTGAKSEDFNDIETVVEHARQLINKGCPNVIVTLGSKGSCWVTADDYVYVEALKNVKSIDPTAAGDSFIGAFVFTLANDFEKAECLRFSNYVGALTVSKAGAQTSLSKLQEVYEYAKEHEEENSSLLRKIESIL
- a CDS encoding LacI family DNA-binding transcriptional regulator translates to MKTLYDIAKATGFSTSTVSRALNNSGYCNPKTKAIIEKAAKEMNYRPSNAGRVLKSQKSDRVMFCIPDIMNPFYFNMIRAISERLSLNDYYFLLSYTMHDESEEFKYLNLLQEHYADGMIMVSFDFNEELVEEMRKSNFPIVATNMIPNLKEDDNFDIVYVDHIKAMYIATEHLILNGHKDICVVVGNLSEQTSQERLSGFEQAMNKYNIEFSDDNIFIGDYTIDSGKLIAEEISQSKKKFTGIVCSNDLMSMGIVSKLQYKGFDIPNDFSIISLDNTEYADAIHPSLTSVDMKQYELGNLSCKLLLEKIIDERKGSKVIRLEPELVIRESVRELN